In the genome of bacterium SCSIO 12827, the window GTGGCGCAGGCAATGCTTCCTCTAACTCCCCAAAATTTCAGACGGATGGCCATGATCTCATGCAGACTTTCGCGGTCTGTTCACGCGCGTGAACGAACGCAGCGGTAAACTCCCTTGCGGACAGGCCCTCGGTGGCACACGGCTTTATCTGTACCTTTGCGGTACGGTTAATTCCCTGTATAGGCCATCAAGTAACGGCTGTCACAGATTGATTTCCAACGACACGAACCCCCGTTCCGACCGACAATCCCAGGCGCCGGTCCGCCCGCCCTCGATTACAGGCGATTTCGACCAGACCGCTCGAATTCGCATACCAGAACAAGCTGTCCGGCGGAACCGAGGCGAAGGTCTTTTCGCCTTTGATTTCAACATTGTGAACTAAAATTCGGTGGTTTGGCGAGAGATTTTCCGCGCGCATGCCGGAAATTGCATTGCCATAGCCATCGACGTATACAATTCGCTCTAATTCATCCGGCCAATCGGGCCGATCGATCTCCTGCAGAGCGATTTGCCGACCCTTTCGCGCATCGTCGAAGATGTCGTCTACGGCGATCTCCGCCGCCACCGGCGCGAACAGGTCGCGGCCGTGAAAACTGGCTGAAAGCTTTTCCGGACGCCAGGTAATTTCCCATGCCCGCGCCACAGCCGCCCGACGAACCGTCAGCGCGAAAAGACCGTTGTCGGGCCCGATGAACCAGCAACCGTCCGCTTCCACGACCAGCGCACGGCGATCCGTTCCCACACCCGGGTCGACGACGGCCAGAACCACAGCCCCGGGCTTGAGATCCCCCACCAACGCAGCCAACAGATAGGCGGAAGACTGGGGATCGAAGGGCGGCGCATCATGCATCAGGTCGACCACTGGGACACCGGGTGCGCCCATGTGCAGGACAGCCTTCATCTGCCCCACGTAGGGACCTTGGAAACCGAAATCGGTATACAGGACAAGCATGACACGGAGGCTCTCAAACGCATTCTGACAGACTGTTTGGACCCTAACAGATACCCCGAACGCAATCACCCGGCGCCGCATTTTGCGGCGCCGGGTGCGCTATGGGTATTCATGGCACGAATGCGCCTAAGACAGGCTGGTCCCTAGACGGCGCCAACCGTGTCGGCAAGGGCCCGAGTTACGTGCTTCTGGACCTTTTCAAAGGCCCGGTTTTCGAGCTGACGCACCCGTTCCCGGCTGATGCCATACTGGGTGCCCAAGTCCTCAAGGGTCGCGGGCTCGTCCGTCAGGCGGCGTTCAACGAAGATCTCGCGCTCGCGCTTGGGCAGGGCCGCCATGGCTTCCTGAACCAGGGTCCGGCGGAAGTTGCCTTCTTCCGTGTCGCCGAACATGGCTTCCGGGCTGGGGCGATCGTCGACCAGGGTATCCTGGAATTCGACGGCCCCCTCTTCCTGGGTCACCGGAGCGTTCAAGGACATGTCGCGGGCCGCAAGACGCCGGTTCATGTAGGTGATGTCATCGGTCGACACCCCGACTTCCTCGGAAATGCGCCGGGCGTCTTCAGGGTTCAGTTCACCCGAATCCATGATCTTCAGACGGCCCTTCAGGCTGCGCAGGCTAAAGAACAGCTTTTTCTGCGAAGAGACGGTGCCCATCTTGACCAGGGACCATGACTTCAGGATGTATTCGGTGATCGCCGCCTTGATCCACCACATGGCGTAAGTGGACAGACGGAAACCGCGCTCCGGCTCGAACTTCTTCACGGCCTTCATAAGGCCGATGTTGCCTTCGGAAATCAGATCCGCGACCGGCAGGCCGTAGCCCCGGTACCCCATGGCGATCTTCGCCACCAGGCGCAGGTGCGAAGTAACCAGCATGTGGGCGGCGTCAACGTCGCCATGCTCGGTCCAGCGCAGCGCTAACCTCTGCTCCTCTTCCTTCTCCAAAAGGGGGAACTTCCAGATCTCGCGGAAATACTGGCTCAGGCCTCCTTCGGTCGGAACGGCAGGTACTGTCATCGTTGTCATTTTCTCTTCTTCCCTGTTGGGGCGGTGTGGGGCCGCCCAAGGACATGATTTGAGTTCTAGATTTCGAATACGGCGGCTCTATGGCAGGTCAGGGGCATGCCGAAGGCATTTCCCGACGCCGGGCGGCGCGCGGTAAGCGCTGCGTTCCGCAGAAACGGACGCATATCCAGACACAAGGCCAAATACAGGGAAGGATGAAATCGTGCGCTCAAAGCACAGGTACGCGTTCATGCCTTATCCTCCTTATGAAGCAATATGGCGTCTTCAGACGATAACGGCCTGTCGGCCGAAACGCCTGTCCTGCCCGCCGTTAAGCCGGGCAATTCAGGGCTGGCCCCATACGGGCACCAACCTCGTTACTATAGCGAGACTCGTCTGAAATTTCAAGATTTCAGGGAAAATCCCCAGGCCGCGACCCGTTACTGGACGGTCTGATCCAGCTTCGCGAACGAGGAATCCAGTCCGCCACCAGCGGGCAGTTCGCTGCGGATTTCCGGCGCAAGATCGGGAATCGGCGGCAGGTCCAGATTCTGGCCATTGGAGATTTCCGCATTGCGCTTCTGGCGATAGAGCGAGCGGATCGCCGCATAATAATCGACCGAGGTCTTCTTGATCTGGTCCAGTTCCTCGACCACATCGGCATATTCCAGAAGGCCGTCGACGACATCAAGGGCCAGGTCGACCTCATCCGCATCGACATTGTCCAGATAGTAGCCCAGCGGATCGAAATAGCTGTCGATCAACAGGCGTCCGATCGCATCGCGCGGATTGGACGGCCCCAGGATCGGCAATACGACATAGAAGCCCTCGCCCACGCCCCAAACACCCAGGGTCTGGCCGAAATCCTCGCTGTGCTTCTGAAAGCCCATCTCGGACGCCATATCGACCATGCCGGCCATGCCGACCGTCGTGTTGAGGAACGTGCGCATGAAAGTCACCAGCGCGCGTTCGAACTCGAACTGCAGCACGTCGTTGACGAAGGTGATCGGCGACGACAGATTGTCGAACATGTTCTTGAGGGCCTGACGCCCGGTCGCCGGAACCGTTGAATTGTAGGTATTGACGATCGGCCGCAGAAGGCCTTCCTGCACCCCTTCGTTGAAGGAGAAGATGACCCGGTTCACGCTTTCCAGCGGATCATTGCCGTTATCGTCCGCCTGGGACAGCTGGATGTCCGACTGCGCGACCAATCCGCCCTGGTACGACAGAACCCGCGCTTGATCATCCGCCTGAGCAGTTCCCAAGAACAAGCCAGCCGCAAAAATCGCGCCGATCGCGAAATTTCGAAACCTACCGGTCAAAACCCAGCCCCATTTCCTCGTCACGACCACCTTACTTCGGCGGTCGGTTGAATCTGCTTGGCAATGTGACATGCTCAGGCACGCCATCTGTTGCCGTGAAGTAATAAGTGAAGTTGCCACCCCCCGCAACCGATTCAAAGTAATTTATTTACCGTTGACCGCTAACTAAATCGTGATTTCAGCGTGTGCCCAGGCCCAACGCCAGGGTGCTTGAACCTCTGGGAAAAATGCATATCCTGACACACCAGGGAGGCGCTCATAATCATGACCCCACTTCGCCGACAGGCCGTTAAGCTCGTACTCGCATGGGTGCTTATCGCCTTTGCCATGGCACCTTCGATCGTCCGCGCCGACACACCTGAGGCTGTTGTCGATGCGTTCCACAGCGACCTCCTCGCCGTCATGAAGGACAGCGATAATCTAGGAGTTTCAGGTCGTTATACGAAATTTCTCGATCATCTTGACCGCTATTTCCATATGCCCTTGATGGTCAGCTTCGTATCCGGCACGCATTGGGCCAAGGCCGATCAGGACGCTCGTCGCAAATTGAATGATGCCGCACGGCGCCTAAGCGCCGGTGAGCTTGCCGTGCTGTTTTCCGGATACGGCGGCGAAACCTTCAAGACGGTCGGCACGCGGCCCATCAAGGATGGTTCCGTCCTGGTTGAAACGGAATTGGAACGAAAGTCGGATTCGAACGTAAAAGTGACTTATCGCCTGCGCAGGTTCGACGAAAAATGGCGAATCATCGATGTTCTTCTCGACGGCACCATTTCGCAGCTCATCAAACGCCGGGACGAATATCGCCGAACCCTTGAAGACAGCGGGATCGCCGGCTTGACCAACCTGCTGAACGCAAAGGCGGACGAAATTCTCGCATCCGGCCGCACGGCCAAGGCCGGAAAGTAAAACGCCATCGCCGGGGGCATCGCCCCTGGCATGGCCGCGAAACCCGGCTTAAGTGTTCGCCTATGCGCAATCATTCGATGTCCATGTCCCTCACCGCCCCCATCATCGCGATCATGTTGCTGATCACGGGCACCATTCCCGCTGCGGCTCAGGCGACACGGACCAATCAGGCCGTTGAGGTGGTTAGCGCTTTCCATGCCACGCTGCTGGACGTCATGAAGCGCGCGGACGCACTCGGCGTGAAGGGCCGCTTCGAGACCCTGGCACCAGCCGTGGACAAGGCCTTCCACCTTGATCTGACAGCGCGTCAGTCGGCCGGCCGGCGGCCGTGGAAAGACGCCACGCAGGCGGAGCAGGCAGCGCTGCTCGACGTGTTCCGACGGTGGACCATCGGCACCTATGCCAATCAATTCGACGGCTGGTCCGGTCAAGCCTTCGTCGATCACGGCCAAAAACCGGGCCCGCAGAAAGGCACCGTGCTGGTCGAGACGGAACTGACCGGCAAGGAACCGGTCACGCTGACCTATCTTATGGTGCTCAAGGATGGACGCTGGGGCGTTTATGACGTTCTGGTGCGCCGTGGCACAACGTCAATCAGTCAGCTCGCCAAGCATATTTCCGAATTCAAGAGCATCGTCAAAAACGGCCTGCCCGCCCTGACCGATGCCCTGCAGGAAAAAACCCGGGTTCTTCTCGGCGGCTAGGCTCAGCCCGACGGCTGACCGTTACCTTCACCATCTCCGTCCTCGCTGCCGCGTTCGGCCGATTTCAGCAGACCGCGCAGGGAGTAGATCGACCCCAACGCGAATCCCCAGACCACGAAAACGATTTCACGGATGCGCTTGACCGCCGCCAAAGCCACGCCGGCCTCCGGCGACCCCGTGACGGCGCCGGCCAGAACAATCAATGCGCTGTCCTGGGTCCCCAAATTGGCCGGCACGAAGAAGGTCGCGGCACGCACCATCTGGTTCACGGATTCGATGATGAGGGCTTCGCCCGGCGTTACCGGATGGCCGAGGAAATAGAGAATCGCGTAGGTTTCCGCCGCCCCGACCACCCAGTTGGTAAGCGCGAGCAACACCGCCGGCACAAATCGCCAAGGACGTTCCGCATAGAAATGATGCAGCCGGTCCTCGACGTCGTGGATATGGCCAAGGACGGCGTTGATGCGCGCGCCCAGCCGCGTCCGTCCCAGGCGGGTGCCCGTGCGGGAGGTCGCGCGGAATTTCTGGACCGCGAACAGGACCCCAATCCCGAAGGTCAGGAACAGGAACCCGCCCAGCGCGAAGGGGCCGTATCGCCCGCCGACCTCGTGACCGGCCAGCAAGACCAAGCCAATCAGCATGAAGATGACCAAGCCGATCAGGTTGACCGTGCGTGCGAGAATGATCGACGCCGTGCCCTCACGATAGCTGACCGCATGGTGGCGCTTCAGCAAAACGCCCTTGATCGGCTCGCCACCAAAGCCGCCGGCCGGCAGCACGGTATTGAAGGCCTCGCCGACCATGCGGATACGCCACACGATATAGGACCAGCGCAGCGTCAAGGGCAGGCGCAGGATGGCCAAGTGCCAGGACAGGCTGTCGATATAGAAGGCCGCGAGATAAATCATGAAGGCCGCCGCCAATCCCTGCCAGCCCATATCAAGAATGCTGGCGAGGGCAACCTTGAAATCAACCTCGGCGACCACCCAGGCCAACAATGCCACGCCCAGCCCGACATAAAGCCAAGTCAGAAACCGCGTCACAGACCGGCCGCCGGTCATGTCCGCTCCCGGCCGCGCACCGCGAGCAGCGCCGGCAGTAGGACCAGGGTGCAGATCAGGGTCAAGGTAATCGCAATGGTCAACAGCACGCCCATGCTGGCCGTACCGGGATGGCCGGACAGCGCGATGGACCCGAACGAGCCGATGGTGGTGAGCGCGCTGAACAGCACGGCACGCGGAGTCGAAGTCGCGAAGGCATCGCCCGCCGCCATATCACCGTCGGCGCGTTCCTGGCGGTCACGCAGGACAAGGTGGATGCCGCTGGCGACGCCGAGTCCGAACAGCAGCGGCAGGACAATGATGTTGGCAAAGTTGAAGGGCACCTGGAACACGACCGAGCATAGCACCGTCAGCACCGCCGCCAGCCCCAGAGGAGCAAAGACGAAGGCCACGTCACTGACCCGGCGCAACAACAGGCCGAGCAGGATCAGGAGCGCCGTCACCGCGATGGCCCCGGCCTCAACGAAGGCCGACAGCACCGCCCGCCCCGCCTCGTAGATCGTGACCGGTGCACCCGACGCATCGGGGGTGACCTTGCGCAGCGCCGCGACGAACCGTTCGACGGCGTCGGGATCACGCAGGTCGTCGGCGGGAATGATTTCGAGCCGCGCCTGCCCGCCCGGCGCGACATAGCGCGCGCGGATATCAGTCGGCAGATCGGTCAATGTGAACGGCTCAGGGCTCAAACTGCCCCGCAGGCGTTCGACGGCGTCGGGGAATACGGCGAGAAGCCCCTGCCCCAGTCCTGCCAGGCCCGCGTCGTCGAGGGTCTTCAGCAGCACTGCCAAACGCCCGGCCGCGCGGGCAAGGTCCGGCCCCGCATTGGTGGCGTCCAGATTTGCCAAGGCCGCCCTCAGACTTTCGGCGGCGGCGCGGCGACGCATCGGGTCTCTGTCCCCCGTGCCGCCACCGGTCGCCAGCGACGGCAGCATGAACAGGGCAAGGTCGCGGACGATCTCGGCTTTTTCCTCTTGGTCGCCCGGCACGAAGCTCAAGACGGAGGCGACGCCCTTGACCTCGGGCAGGGCGGTGAGGCTTTCGGCCAGTCCGCGCGCCGCGTCCACATCGGGGGCCAGCACCGTGGCGCTGTAGGTCGACGCCCCCTTCTCCGCCGCCAGTTCATGGATCACGGCGACCGATTCCAGGTTTCGGTCCTGCAGGTTCAGGGGATCGAAATCGAACCGCGCCTGCGGTACGGCAGCCAGGCCGATAACCACCGCCGCCATGGCACCGATCAGCACCCGACGGGGATGACCTTGCAAGGCACGGCGCGCCCGGTCGGACCATCCCGCATGACCATCCCGAAGGACCGCCACGGCGGGCATCAAAGTCAGCAAGGCGGGCAGCACGGTCAGGTTGGCGGCCAAGGCGATGAACATGCCCGATCCCGCGATCAGGCCCAATTCAGCCAGGCCCACGTAATCGGTCGGCAGGAAGGAATAAAAGGCGATGGCCGCCGCGACGGCACACAGCGTCAGACCGCCGCCGCCCGCCGCCGCCGTCGCCTCCAGCGCCGCCCCATTGTCATGGCCCCGGGCGCGATGCTCCCGATAACGCAGCGCGAAGTGGATACCGAAATCGACGCTGAGCCCGATGAACAGCACGGCGAAGGCCACGGAAATCAGGTTGAGGGCCCCAAGCGCCCAGATCGCGAACCCGGCCGTCCAGATCAGCCCCAGAATCAGGGTCGCCAGCACGGCGACGACCATACGCAGCGACCGCAGGCCAAGAACCAGCAGCACCAGAACCAGGGTAAACGACAACATCCCGGCCAAGCCCATGCCCTGCTCGACGCTTTTCAATTCATCCTGCTGCAGGGCGGCAGAGCCGGAGATGCGCAGGCGCACGGGCCCCGTCCCGTCCAACGTCAATTCCCGGCGCAGGTCCTTGAGGGCGGCGATCGGCTTGCCCGCCGGCTGCAACGATGCGAAATCCAACGGCGGCTTAAGCACGATGAACCGCCGCGCCGTCGCGTCATCTTCCCCGGCCAACAGCCGTTGCCAGGACAGAATCGCATCCTCGCCTTTGGCGCGTTTCTCACCGACATCCGCCAACAGGTTAAGCACTTTGGCCAGGGCCACGGGCGGCGTCTTGCCGTCAAGCTGCTGTTCGATGCCCTGGCGCAGCAGGTCGAACAGGGTCGCCAGACTGGCGTCGCCCCACAGACTGGCCAGGAAGGGCTGCGCTTCGGCCAGACGGCCAGTCAGATCTTCCAGTTCCCTAACCTCGAGGAACAACAGGCCATTCTGCTGCAGGAACGGATCGCCTTCGGGATCGAACAGGGCACCGAAGGTTTTCGGCTGTGCCTTGAGCCTACCGGCCAATTCCCGCGCCGCGCGCGCGACCTGCTCCGGCACGGCGCCGTCCAGGACCAGCAGGATGTTGTCACTCAGTTGCGGAAACAGGCGGCTGACTTCGCGATTATTCATACGGAACGGCAGGTCGGCGGACAGCATGTCCGTGGTGTCCGTATGGATCGCCAGATTGCGCTGCAGATAGGAAAGCGTCAGCCCCGCGCCGACGATGGACAACAGCACGACCACCCAGGCGCCGCGCCGGACCAGACCGACCCAGGCCCGGAACAGACTTCCCGGAAACGCGGCGGCCTCCGTCATCCCTCCTGCTTTCCGCCCTCGGCCAGGGCGCGACGGCGGGCCCGGTATTTGATCCCCCATTGGACGGCGAACAACAGCGCGAAGCCGGGCGCGCCGATGGTGGCGGCGACCAGAAGCAGTTCCTGATACCCCAGGAACACCAGGACCGGCACCGCCAGAATGGCGTCGTCGGGATCGAAGCCCATGAACGATCCCAGTTCGGCGCTGCGCGCCCCCGCCAGGCTTTCCATCCGCATGACCAGCCATAGGATAAAGGTCACCGAGGCGCCGGCAAGAATGCCCATGGGGATGGCCAGCATGCCCCACTCGCCCCCCCGGAGCCCGATGCCGAGGCCGACGAAGATGACGGCATTGCAGACGGCATCGGCGATCAAGTCGAACTTGTGACCGGCGGCGCTGGTCTGTCCCGACACTCGAGCATAGTCGCCGTCGCCCCGGTCCAGCACCATGGACAGGATGAACAGGCCCGAGCCGATCTGCCACCACGGCAGCCCCAACCAGGAGGACGGGCCGAGGGCGAAAGCAACCGCGGCGGCGATGCCCGTGGCCAAGCGCACGACAGTCACCTGGCTTGGCGTGATCTTGCTGCCCGCCGCCATCAAGGGTTTGGTCACGGTCACGCGCGCGACCTTGTGGATCCAGGTATTGTGACTAATGGTCTTGCCTCCGGTTGCGGGCGGGTCTACATGGGGCGATAAGGATAGCCCGGAACATCATGAAAATTGCGGCAAAAGGCAACCGGCATCGGCACCGCCGTTGAAGAAATCATGCTGAATACACCCGTCCTCACCGACGCCCAGATCACACAATTCGCCGACGATGGATACCTTGTCCTGCGCGGCGGGTTTTCTTCCGACGAGATGGCGCGCATCGCCACATGGACCGATGAGGTCCTGGCCCTGCCCGAGGTTTCGGGCCGCCATTGGGTATTTCACGAGAAAAGCCAGAAGAACCCGGGCGACAATTTGGTCAGCCGGATCGAGCGCATTTCCCCCTTCCACGACGGGTTCGGCGCCCTGGCCGAGGCCCTGCGCGGCCCGGTCGGCCAGTTGCTGGGCGAAGACGCTGCCCTGTTCAAGGAAAAGATCAATTTCAAGATGCCGGGCGGCGATGGTTTCAAGCCGCACCAGGATTCCCAGGCCGGCTGGGACGTCTATACGGATTTCTTCATCTCGGCGTTGGTGTCGATCGACGCGGCGACGGAAGAAAACGGCTGTTTGAAGATGGTTCGCGGTCATCACAAGAAGGGCATGTTCGCCTCGTGGGAACCGATGTCCGATGCCGACATGGCCGATATGGATTTTCAGCCCGTGCCGACCAACCCGGGCGACGTCGTGTTCTTCGATTCCTTCGCCCCTCATTCCTCGGAACCGAACCTGAGCGACAAGATCCGCCGCATCTATTACGCCACCTATAACCGGGCGTCGGCGGGCCAGTTCATGGACCGCTACTATGCGGACAAGCATAAGAACTACCCGCCGGACATCGACCGTGACCCGGCGAAGCAATACGTGTTCAGAGTCTAGCTTGAACTATTCGGCGGCGTCGCCGACACGCTCGGCCATGGGTTTGTAAGCCGCGATCTTGGCGTGGATTTCCGTGGCCGCGCGCTCCCGGTCCTCGGGAAAATCAATCTCGATCCACGGAATGCCCGTTACGTCCTCATACCCGAAGGTGCCCGGTTCCGACGCCTTCATAACGTCGCAGAACGCGTCTTCGTAGACGAAGCCCGGCATGTCGCCCTGGGACAGTTCGTCCGCCCGGTCGGCGACCCGCTGCGCGATGTCCGGCGCCATGGTCAGGAAGCCCGGCCATTCGCCGACCGTGTCATGGGGCTCGAACACCTTCTTGCCGAAGTCCACCAAGACGCCGTCACGCACACAGGTCTTCACAGGCTCGGCGCCCGGCACGAAATCCTGATCCAGGATGATGCAGGTCTCATGGCGGCTACCGATCAGGGCCTTCAGCAGGTCGTCGTGATAATAAACATCGGCATCCATGAACAGAATGCGCTCGCCCGACCTTAGAACCTCGCCCGCCCGCGCCAGGGACAGGATCGGGCTTTCCTTGAACCGGGGGTTGAACAGAGTGCGCGCGAAGCCCTTGGGTGCCACGCGGGCCAACTCGTCCTCGATCATCTCTTTCTTGTGGCCGACGACAACGATCAGTTCCTCGACGCCAAGCTGCGTCAGGACCTCGATATGCCGGGCCAGGAGGGTCCGGTCACCGAATTGCAGAAGCGCCTTGGGAGGATCGTCGTTACCGTCGCCGAAAAGACGCCGGCCGACGCCGGCGGCAAGCATGACTGCTTTCATTTTCTCGTAACTTCCCGGTTACCGTTTCGTTGCGCAATAGGTGCGCATGTGACATGTGCTTGTCAATATCGTGAAATCGCGGAGAAACATGCGCTGGGCGCATGGCAACGACCCCGGCGCATCGTTCGTTAAGCGATGTAGCCGTTGGCGCGGAACCAGGCGACGGCATCGGCCAGGGCGTCGCGCGCCGGGCGGGGCGCGTAGCCCAGTTCCCGGGCCGCCTTGTCCCAGCGGAAAAACATCTTCTTTTTCGCCATGCGCACCGAATCCGGGGCGACCATCGGTTCCACCCCGCCGGTCATCCGGCACCAGGCTTCGGAGATATGCGCGATCGGCATGATCAGGCCCGTCGGCACCCGGAACAACGGCGGCCGGCCGCCGGTCAATTCGGCAATCACGCCGAGAATCTCGCTGAGCCCCATGTTCTCGCCCCCCAGCACATAGCGTTCGCCAATGCGTCCCTTGGCGAAGGCCAGCAGATGGCCTTCGGCCACGTCGTCGACATGGGCGACGTTCAGGCCCGTGTCGACATAGACCGGCATCTTGCCGTTGGCCGCGTCGACCACGATGCGGCCGGTCGGCGTCGGCTTCACGTCACGCGGGCCGATCGGGGTCGACGGGTTGACGATGACCACGGGCCAGCCTTCCTTGGCCGTCAGCTCGCGGATACGCTCCTCGGCCCGGAATTTGGATTGTTTATAGGGGCCGATCATGTCGCCATAGGCGACCGGGGTGTCCTCGTCGCCGACGCCGCCCGGCGGAATCCCCAGAACGGCGACCGACGACGTATAAACGATGCGGTCCGCCCCGGCCTCGGCCGCCGCGCGCACGATGGCGGCCGAACCGTCCACATTGGCGCGGAACATGGCCGCTGGATCGCGGGTCCAGATGCGGTAATCAGCGGCGACGTGATAAAGCGCCCGACATCCCTTGACGGCCGGATCCAGGGTTTCCGGCGCCAGCAGGTCGCCCTCCACCACCTCGACATCCAGGCCGGCGATATTGCGGCGGTCACTGCCTGGCCGCATGAGGACGCGCACCGCCTCGCCCGCGTCGAGCAGGCGGCGCACCACGGCGGCGCCGACGAAACCGCTGGCGCCCGTCACCAAATTGGCAGAGCCTTTTGTCATGGCCGGGATTTAGGCCTCATAAAAGTCACGATTTCCAGTGGTAATTGGCTGACATTCCGCCCGCCGCCCCTTAACAATAGCGGTGTGCCGCCCCATGTAGCCTAAAATGCCTGTTTGCGCTGCAATATCTCAAGGTTTACAAGGGCCCTCCTGAGGATTAAGTGATCACGATGACCAAAAACCTGAAGATCCTGCTCGCCAGCCCGCGCGGTTTCTGCGCCGGGGTGGAGCGCGCCATCGAAATCGTTGAACGGGCCCTGGAAATCCACGGACCGCCCGTCTACGTCCGCCACGAGATCGTGCACAACAAGCACGTCGTCGAATCTCTGCGCGCCAAGGGTGCCGTGTTCGTCGAAGAAGTGTCCGACGTGCCCGACGGCGCCGTCACTATCTTTTCCGCCCACGGCGTCGCGGAAAAGGTCGAGATCGAGGCCAACGACCGCGGCTTGCCCGTGATCGACGCGACCTGCCCGCTGGTCTCCAAGGTCCATAAGGAAGGCCAGAACCATGCGCAGAAAGGCCGCGAAGTCATTCTGATTGGTCATGCGGGTCATCCCGAGGTTGAAGGCACCCAGGGCCGTATTCCCGGTGGTGTCCACTTGGTGCAGACCCCGGAAGACGTGGCCCATCTCCAGGTCAAGGATCCGAAGGCGCTGTCTTACGTGACGCAGACGACCCTCAGCGTCGATGAAACCCGCGATACCATCAACGCCCTGAAAAACCGCTTCCCGGCCATCGTCGGCCCGGACGTGAAAGACATCTGCTACGCCACCCAGAACCGTCAGCAGGCGGTGCGTGAGTTGTGTACCAAAGTCGATCTGCTGCTTGTGGTCGGGGCCAAGAATTCGTCGAACTCCAACCGCCTGCGCGAAATCGGCGGCGAGATCGGCGTGCCCGCCTATCTGATCGACGACGCCAGCATGCTCGACCCCAAATGGCTCGACGGCGTGGCCACGGTCGGCATCACCGCCGGTGCTTCGGCGCCCGAGGAACTGGTGCAGGAATTGATCCGCCGTCTCGGCGAATTCGGCAACACCCAGGTCGAAGAACTGA includes:
- a CDS encoding VacJ family lipoprotein; the encoded protein is MGTAQADDQARVLSYQGGLVAQSDIQLSQADDNGNDPLESVNRVIFSFNEGVQEGLLRPIVNTYNSTVPATGRQALKNMFDNLSSPITFVNDVLQFEFERALVTFMRTFLNTTVGMAGMVDMASEMGFQKHSEDFGQTLGVWGVGEGFYVVLPILGPSNPRDAIGRLLIDSYFDPLGYYLDNVDADEVDLALDVVDGLLEYADVVEELDQIKKTSVDYYAAIRSLYRQKRNAEISNGQNLDLPPIPDLAPEIRSELPAGGGLDSSFAKLDQTVQ
- a CDS encoding SAM-dependent chlorinase/fluorinase, which translates into the protein MLVLYTDFGFQGPYVGQMKAVLHMGAPGVPVVDLMHDAPPFDPQSSAYLLAALVGDLKPGAVVLAVVDPGVGTDRRALVVEADGCWFIGPDNGLFALTVRRAAVARAWEITWRPEKLSASFHGRDLFAPVAAEIAVDDIFDDARKGRQIALQEIDRPDWPDELERIVYVDGYGNAISGMRAENLSPNHRILVHNVEIKGEKTFASVPPDSLFWYANSSGLVEIACNRGRADRRLGLSVGTGVRVVGNQSVTAVT
- a CDS encoding MMPL family transporter; protein product: MTEAAAFPGSLFRAWVGLVRRGAWVVVLLSIVGAGLTLSYLQRNLAIHTDTTDMLSADLPFRMNNREVSRLFPQLSDNILLVLDGAVPEQVARAARELAGRLKAQPKTFGALFDPEGDPFLQQNGLLFLEVRELEDLTGRLAEAQPFLASLWGDASLATLFDLLRQGIEQQLDGKTPPVALAKVLNLLADVGEKRAKGEDAILSWQRLLAGEDDATARRFIVLKPPLDFASLQPAGKPIAALKDLRRELTLDGTGPVRLRISGSAALQQDELKSVEQGMGLAGMLSFTLVLVLLVLGLRSLRMVVAVLATLILGLIWTAGFAIWALGALNLISVAFAVLFIGLSVDFGIHFALRYREHRARGHDNGAALEATAAAGGGGLTLCAVAAAIAFYSFLPTDYVGLAELGLIAGSGMFIALAANLTVLPALLTLMPAVAVLRDGHAGWSDRARRALQGHPRRVLIGAMAAVVIGLAAVPQARFDFDPLNLQDRNLESVAVIHELAAEKGASTYSATVLAPDVDAARGLAESLTALPEVKGVASVLSFVPGDQEEKAEIVRDLALFMLPSLATGGGTGDRDPMRRRAAAESLRAALANLDATNAGPDLARAAGRLAVLLKTLDDAGLAGLGQGLLAVFPDAVERLRGSLSPEPFTLTDLPTDIRARYVAPGGQARLEIIPADDLRDPDAVERFVAALRKVTPDASGAPVTIYEAGRAVLSAFVEAGAIAVTALLILLGLLLRRVSDVAFVFAPLGLAAVLTVLCSVVFQVPFNFANIIVLPLLFGLGVASGIHLVLRDRQERADGDMAAGDAFATSTPRAVLFSALTTIGSFGSIALSGHPGTASMGVLLTIAITLTLICTLVLLPALLAVRGRERT
- a CDS encoding ABC transporter substrate-binding protein: MSMSLTAPIIAIMLLITGTIPAAAQATRTNQAVEVVSAFHATLLDVMKRADALGVKGRFETLAPAVDKAFHLDLTARQSAGRRPWKDATQAEQAALLDVFRRWTIGTYANQFDGWSGQAFVDHGQKPGPQKGTVLVETELTGKEPVTLTYLMVLKDGRWGVYDVLVRRGTTSISQLAKHISEFKSIVKNGLPALTDALQEKTRVLLGG
- the rpoH gene encoding RNA polymerase sigma factor RpoH; translated protein: MTTMTVPAVPTEGGLSQYFREIWKFPLLEKEEEQRLALRWTEHGDVDAAHMLVTSHLRLVAKIAMGYRGYGLPVADLISEGNIGLMKAVKKFEPERGFRLSTYAMWWIKAAITEYILKSWSLVKMGTVSSQKKLFFSLRSLKGRLKIMDSGELNPEDARRISEEVGVSTDDITYMNRRLAARDMSLNAPVTQEEGAVEFQDTLVDDRPSPEAMFGDTEEGNFRRTLVQEAMAALPKREREIFVERRLTDEPATLEDLGTQYGISRERVRQLENRAFEKVQKHVTRALADTVGAV
- a CDS encoding ABC transporter substrate-binding protein, which gives rise to MTPLRRQAVKLVLAWVLIAFAMAPSIVRADTPEAVVDAFHSDLLAVMKDSDNLGVSGRYTKFLDHLDRYFHMPLMVSFVSGTHWAKADQDARRKLNDAARRLSAGELAVLFSGYGGETFKTVGTRPIKDGSVLVETELERKSDSNVKVTYRLRRFDEKWRIIDVLLDGTISQLIKRRDEYRRTLEDSGIAGLTNLLNAKADEILASGRTAKAGK
- a CDS encoding flippase-like domain-containing protein; this encodes MTGGRSVTRFLTWLYVGLGVALLAWVVAEVDFKVALASILDMGWQGLAAAFMIYLAAFYIDSLSWHLAILRLPLTLRWSYIVWRIRMVGEAFNTVLPAGGFGGEPIKGVLLKRHHAVSYREGTASIILARTVNLIGLVIFMLIGLVLLAGHEVGGRYGPFALGGFLFLTFGIGVLFAVQKFRATSRTGTRLGRTRLGARINAVLGHIHDVEDRLHHFYAERPWRFVPAVLLALTNWVVGAAETYAILYFLGHPVTPGEALIIESVNQMVRAATFFVPANLGTQDSALIVLAGAVTGSPEAGVALAAVKRIREIVFVVWGFALGSIYSLRGLLKSAERGSEDGDGEGNGQPSG